The following proteins are encoded in a genomic region of Bradyrhizobium sp. SK17:
- the purL gene encoding phosphoribosylformylglycinamidine synthase subunit PurL translates to MKNEPQITPELVAAHGLKPDEYERILKLIGRVPTFTELGIFSAMWNEHCSYKSSRIHLRGLPTKAPWVIQGPGENAGVIDIGDGQAVVFKMESHNHPSYIEPYQGATTGVGGILRDVFTMGARPIACLNALSFGAPEHPKTRHLVSGVVAGVGGYGNSFGVPTVGGQVRFHTRYDGNILVNAMAVGLADADKIFYAAASGVNMPIVYLGSKTGRDGIHGASMASAEFDDASEEKRPTVQVGDPFAEKLLLEACLEIMAADCVIAIQDMGAAGLTCSAVEMGAKGDLGVDLDLDAVPTRETGMSAYEMMLSESQERMLMVLKPEKEQEAEAIFRKWGLDFAIVGYTTPTKRFVVKHGGDVMADLPIKELGDEAPVYDRPHVASNALPVIRGQDVKSPLGIAAALEKLIGTPELCSKRWVWEQYDHVILGNTMQRPGGDAAVVRVEDGPKGLALTVDVTPRYCEADPFEGGKQAVAEAWRNITAVGGRPLAITDNLNFGNPERPEIMGQFVGCLKGIAEACVALDFPVVSGNVSLYNETNGRGILPTPSIGGVGLLDDFTKSATLAFKAAGEAILLVGDTQGWLGQSVYLRDVCGREEGAPPPVDLATEKRNGDVVRGMIRAGTATAVHDVSDGGLLIALAEMAIASGIGAQLLAAPSSIVPHAYWYGEDQARYIVTVPAADAGLVLAKMKGAGVPCARIGTTGGDAIAVAGEPPVAVETLSRAFEHWLPNYMRSTAA, encoded by the coding sequence CTGAAGAACGAGCCCCAGATCACCCCCGAACTCGTTGCCGCCCACGGGCTGAAGCCAGACGAGTACGAGCGCATCCTCAAGCTGATCGGGCGGGTTCCGACCTTCACCGAACTCGGCATCTTCTCGGCGATGTGGAACGAGCATTGCTCGTACAAGTCGTCGCGGATCCATCTGCGCGGACTGCCGACCAAGGCCCCCTGGGTGATCCAGGGTCCCGGCGAGAATGCCGGCGTGATCGATATCGGCGACGGCCAGGCGGTGGTCTTCAAGATGGAGAGCCACAACCACCCGAGCTATATCGAGCCCTATCAGGGCGCGACGACAGGCGTCGGCGGCATCCTGCGCGACGTCTTCACCATGGGCGCGCGGCCGATCGCCTGCCTGAACGCGCTGAGCTTCGGCGCGCCCGAACATCCCAAGACCCGGCACCTGGTCTCCGGCGTGGTCGCGGGTGTCGGCGGCTATGGCAATTCGTTCGGCGTGCCGACGGTCGGTGGCCAGGTGCGCTTCCACACCCGCTATGACGGCAACATCCTGGTCAACGCGATGGCGGTCGGCCTCGCCGACGCCGACAAGATCTTCTACGCGGCGGCCTCGGGCGTGAACATGCCGATCGTCTATCTCGGCTCCAAGACCGGCCGCGACGGCATCCACGGCGCCTCGATGGCCTCGGCCGAATTCGACGACGCCTCCGAGGAGAAGCGCCCGACCGTGCAGGTCGGCGATCCCTTCGCCGAGAAGTTGCTGCTCGAAGCCTGCCTTGAGATCATGGCGGCCGATTGCGTGATCGCGATCCAGGACATGGGCGCGGCGGGCCTGACCTGCTCGGCGGTCGAGATGGGCGCCAAGGGCGATCTCGGCGTCGACCTCGACCTTGACGCGGTGCCGACCCGCGAGACCGGCATGAGCGCCTACGAGATGATGCTCTCGGAGAGCCAGGAGCGCATGCTGATGGTGCTCAAGCCCGAGAAGGAGCAGGAGGCCGAGGCGATCTTCCGCAAATGGGGGCTCGATTTCGCCATCGTCGGCTACACCACGCCGACCAAGCGCTTCGTCGTCAAGCATGGCGGCGACGTGATGGCCGACCTGCCGATCAAGGAACTTGGCGACGAGGCGCCGGTCTATGACCGTCCGCATGTCGCCTCGAACGCGCTGCCTGTGATCCGCGGCCAGGACGTCAAGTCGCCGCTCGGCATCGCCGCGGCGCTGGAGAAGCTGATCGGCACGCCCGAACTGTGCTCGAAGCGCTGGGTGTGGGAGCAATACGACCACGTCATCCTCGGCAACACCATGCAGCGTCCCGGTGGCGATGCCGCCGTGGTCCGGGTCGAGGACGGGCCGAAGGGGCTTGCGCTTACCGTCGACGTCACGCCGCGCTATTGCGAGGCCGATCCGTTCGAGGGCGGCAAGCAGGCGGTGGCGGAAGCCTGGCGCAACATCACCGCGGTCGGCGGCCGGCCGCTCGCGATCACCGACAATCTCAATTTCGGCAACCCCGAGCGGCCCGAGATCATGGGCCAGTTCGTCGGCTGCCTGAAGGGCATCGCGGAAGCCTGCGTTGCGTTGGACTTCCCGGTCGTGTCCGGCAACGTCTCGCTCTACAACGAGACCAACGGCCGCGGCATCCTGCCGACCCCCTCGATCGGCGGTGTCGGCCTGCTCGACGATTTCACCAAGTCGGCGACCCTGGCATTCAAGGCGGCCGGCGAGGCGATTCTCCTGGTTGGCGACACCCAAGGCTGGCTCGGCCAGTCGGTCTATCTGCGCGACGTGTGCGGCCGCGAGGAGGGTGCTCCGCCGCCGGTCGATCTGGCCACCGAAAAGCGCAATGGCGACGTGGTCCGCGGCATGATCCGGGCCGGCACCGCGACCGCGGTGCATGACGTCTCCGACGGCGGCCTTCTGATCGCGCTTGCCGAGATGGCGATCGCCAGCGGCATCGGCGCGCAACTCCTGGCGGCGCCGTCCTCGATCGTGCCGCATGCCTATTGGTACGGCGAGGATCAGGCCCGCTATATCGTTACCGTGCCCGCCGCCGACGCCGGCCTCGTGCTGGCCAAGATGAAGGGTGCCGGCGTGCCCTGCGCGCGGATCGGCACCACCGGCGGCGACGCCATCGCGGTGGCCGGCGAGCCGCCGGTTGCGGTGGAGACGCTCTCGCGCGCCTTCGAGCACTGGCTGCCGAACTACATGCGCAGCACCGCGGCCTGA
- a CDS encoding GlsB/YeaQ/YmgE family stress response membrane protein: MNDPQVGWIAAIIVGGLAGWLAEMIMKSGTGILMNIILGIVGAALANWLLGLLGVSLGGGWLSYLIAGFIGACIIIFAWRAIRGAT; the protein is encoded by the coding sequence ATGAACGACCCTCAAGTTGGATGGATCGCCGCTATCATCGTCGGCGGATTGGCCGGCTGGCTCGCCGAGATGATCATGAAGTCCGGTACCGGTATCCTCATGAACATTATCCTCGGCATCGTCGGCGCCGCGCTGGCGAACTGGCTGCTGGGTCTGCTCGGCGTATCGCTCGGTGGTGGATGGCTCAGCTATCTGATCGCGGGCTTCATCGGCGCCTGCATCATCATCTTCGCGTGGCGCGCGATCCGCGGCGCGACCTAG
- a CDS encoding efflux RND transporter periplasmic adaptor subunit: MPSASLSSRRWLGLRAKPFGITILLLACAAGALAVWRGGGAVAKPTAESPPTPVAAMVVRTETLPRSIEAIGSLQAVRQVILAPEVAGRVTAINFDAGTDVTAGAPLVQLYDAPLRASRAVAVSKGRFAQLQEKRSQGLAPSGFVTQETLQQRQEDLKQADASVEQLDAQIAQMTIRAPFAGQIGLRKVNLGQYVNAGDALATLTALDQLYANFTVPQQRLSNLKVGGAVTVRTDAFPDRVFEAKINAIEPQVAEDTRNVLVQALFDNPDRLLRPGLFVMVNVVLPPQPDAIVVPATAIQTSASGESVLVVRDNKAIGVAVKTGQRIGERVVVEQGLSPGDHIVTSGQLRVMPGAAVQMTMAETPEKGR, translated from the coding sequence ATGCCGTCCGCATCACTCTCGTCGCGCCGTTGGCTGGGGCTTCGTGCCAAGCCGTTCGGCATCACCATCCTGTTGTTGGCTTGTGCTGCCGGTGCGCTGGCCGTCTGGCGTGGTGGCGGGGCCGTCGCGAAACCGACCGCTGAATCGCCGCCGACGCCGGTGGCCGCGATGGTGGTGCGGACCGAGACCTTGCCGCGGTCGATCGAGGCGATCGGCTCGTTGCAGGCGGTGCGGCAGGTGATTCTGGCGCCCGAGGTTGCCGGTCGCGTCACCGCGATCAATTTCGATGCCGGCACCGACGTCACCGCGGGTGCACCGCTGGTGCAACTCTATGACGCGCCGCTGCGCGCCTCGCGCGCGGTCGCGGTCTCCAAGGGGCGTTTCGCGCAATTGCAGGAGAAGCGTTCGCAGGGGCTTGCGCCGTCCGGCTTCGTGACCCAGGAGACCCTGCAACAGCGGCAGGAGGACCTGAAGCAGGCCGACGCCTCGGTCGAGCAGCTCGATGCGCAGATCGCGCAGATGACGATCCGAGCGCCGTTCGCGGGCCAGATCGGCCTGCGCAAGGTCAACCTCGGCCAATACGTCAACGCCGGCGATGCGCTCGCCACGCTGACCGCGCTCGACCAACTCTATGCCAATTTCACCGTTCCGCAGCAGCGCCTGTCAAATCTGAAGGTGGGAGGCGCGGTGACAGTCCGTACCGACGCTTTCCCCGATCGGGTGTTCGAGGCCAAGATCAACGCCATCGAACCGCAGGTCGCCGAGGACACCCGCAATGTCCTCGTGCAAGCCCTGTTCGACAATCCCGACCGGCTGCTGCGGCCGGGCCTGTTCGTGATGGTCAACGTCGTGCTGCCACCGCAGCCCGACGCCATCGTGGTGCCTGCGACCGCGATCCAGACCAGCGCGTCGGGCGAGAGCGTCCTGGTGGTGCGCGACAACAAGGCGATCGGCGTCGCGGTCAAGACCGGGCAGCGCATCGGCGAGCGCGTGGTGGTCGAGCAGGGGCTGTCACCGGGCGATCATATCGTGACCTCGGGCCAGCTTCGCGTCATGCCCGGCGCGGCCGTCCAGATGACGATGGCGGAGACGCCGGAGAAGGGCCGCTAA
- a CDS encoding efflux RND transporter permease subunit has protein sequence MHFTDIFIRRPILATVVSLLILLIGTAAMVSLPVRQYPSMESATIQVDVSFPGATQDVMQGFVTSVIAQSIATANGIEYMTSNSTLGTSQIKAKLVLNANADRAMTEVLAKVQQVKYRMPAGVFDPVITKITDGASAVQYIAFTSATLSPAEITDFATRVAQPLLTSVPGVASADTLGGAALAMRVWIDPFKLAARGLTAGDIAAALRSNNVQAAPGRLRGEITVTNITARTDLRNLDDFRNMVIKTGAGSGGLVRLGDVATLEIGGENYDANARDNGTPTVFIGVQPTPDGNPLEIVAATNKVIEDLNRAAPPGLQVRDVFNIVHFVKASISEVQHALVEAIVIVVVVILLFLGSFRSVLIPVVTVPLSLVGTAAMMLALGFSINLLTLLAMVLAIGLVVDDAIVVVENIHRHIEEGLKPAEAALIGAREIIGPVIAMTITLAAVYAPIGLMGGLTGSMFREFAFTLAGSVIVSGVVALTLSPMMSSQLLGEATSHGRFARFVEHRFSKLSRGYSRLLAATLRMRTAVLVVAVSVLAAIVVLFLGSQRELAPPEDQGYVFTVLRAPQYASVDYTTRYTDQIEQMYRSFPEYQSSWVLNGNDGQNRAFGGINLTDWDKRKRSANDIQNQLYGMSYGVLGASVTPFQPAALPAATGGLPFQMVVRSAGDFASIYQEVETLKGAAWKSGLFVFVDSDLAFDSPTARITIDHAKAAEAGVSMQTIADTLAVLVGENYVNRFNFFERSYEVIPQVRQADRVTPESLGNFNVRSSSGQMFPLSTVIKVNVKPEPNRLPQFNQMNAATISAVLKPGVTMGQAVSFMQAQKLSPGMTVDWLSDSRQYVQEGNRLIVTFGMALIVIFLVLAAQFESFRDPLVIMVTVPLAVCGALLPLYFGFTTLNIYTQIGLVTLIGLISKHGILMVSFANEIQHHEGLDRVAAIQKAAAVRMRPVLMTTAAMVAGLAPLLYADGAGAASRFAIGIVVVMGMLIGTLFTLFVLPTFYILIARDHRAAATPRFESVAARGEIAA, from the coding sequence ATGCATTTCACCGACATCTTCATCCGCCGGCCGATCCTGGCGACGGTCGTCAGCCTGCTGATCCTGCTGATCGGCACCGCCGCGATGGTCTCGCTGCCGGTCCGGCAATATCCCAGCATGGAAAGCGCCACCATCCAGGTCGACGTGTCGTTTCCCGGCGCGACCCAGGACGTCATGCAGGGCTTCGTCACCTCGGTGATTGCGCAATCGATCGCGACCGCCAACGGCATCGAATACATGACGTCGAACTCGACGCTCGGCACCAGCCAGATCAAGGCCAAGCTGGTGCTCAACGCCAATGCCGACCGCGCCATGACCGAGGTGCTGGCCAAGGTGCAGCAGGTCAAATACCGGATGCCGGCGGGCGTGTTCGATCCCGTGATCACCAAGATCACCGACGGTGCATCGGCGGTGCAGTACATCGCCTTCACCAGCGCGACGCTGAGCCCTGCCGAGATCACCGACTTCGCCACCCGCGTCGCCCAGCCGCTGCTGACCTCGGTGCCCGGCGTCGCCTCGGCCGACACGCTGGGCGGCGCGGCACTGGCGATGCGGGTCTGGATCGATCCGTTCAAGCTCGCGGCGCGCGGGTTGACCGCGGGCGATATCGCGGCCGCGTTGCGTTCCAACAACGTGCAGGCGGCGCCGGGCCGGCTGCGCGGTGAGATCACCGTCACCAACATCACTGCGCGGACCGACCTCAGGAATCTCGACGATTTCCGCAACATGGTGATCAAGACCGGGGCCGGGAGCGGCGGCCTGGTGCGGCTCGGCGACGTCGCCACGCTGGAAATCGGCGGCGAGAATTACGATGCCAATGCGCGCGACAATGGCACGCCGACCGTATTCATCGGCGTGCAGCCGACCCCCGACGGCAATCCGCTGGAGATCGTCGCGGCCACCAACAAGGTGATCGAGGATCTCAACCGGGCGGCACCGCCCGGCCTGCAAGTCAGGGACGTCTTCAACATCGTTCACTTCGTCAAGGCCTCGATCTCGGAGGTCCAGCACGCACTGGTCGAGGCGATCGTGATCGTCGTGGTGGTGATCCTGCTGTTCCTCGGATCGTTCCGTTCGGTGCTGATCCCCGTTGTCACGGTGCCGCTGTCGCTGGTCGGCACCGCCGCGATGATGCTGGCGCTCGGCTTCTCGATCAATTTGCTGACCCTGCTCGCGATGGTGCTGGCGATCGGGCTGGTCGTCGACGACGCCATCGTGGTGGTGGAGAACATCCATAGGCACATCGAGGAGGGGCTGAAGCCGGCCGAGGCGGCCCTGATCGGTGCCCGGGAAATCATCGGCCCTGTCATCGCGATGACGATCACGCTTGCCGCGGTCTACGCCCCGATCGGTCTGATGGGCGGCCTCACCGGCAGCATGTTCCGCGAATTCGCCTTCACGCTGGCGGGCTCGGTGATCGTGTCGGGCGTGGTCGCGTTGACCCTGTCGCCGATGATGAGCTCGCAGCTGTTGGGCGAGGCGACCTCGCATGGCCGGTTTGCCCGCTTCGTCGAGCACCGGTTCTCGAAGCTGTCGCGCGGCTACAGCCGGCTCTTGGCAGCGACGCTCAGGATGCGTACCGCGGTGCTGGTGGTTGCCGTCAGCGTGCTGGCCGCGATCGTGGTGCTGTTCCTTGGCAGCCAGCGCGAGCTCGCGCCGCCGGAAGACCAGGGCTACGTGTTCACCGTACTCAGGGCGCCGCAATATGCCAGCGTCGATTACACGACGCGCTACACCGACCAGATCGAGCAGATGTACCGCTCGTTTCCGGAGTACCAGTCGAGCTGGGTGCTCAACGGCAATGACGGACAGAACCGGGCCTTCGGCGGCATCAACCTGACCGACTGGGACAAGCGCAAGCGTTCCGCCAACGACATCCAGAACCAGCTCTACGGCATGTCCTACGGTGTGCTCGGCGCCAGCGTGACGCCGTTCCAGCCGGCCGCGTTGCCGGCGGCGACCGGCGGCCTGCCGTTCCAGATGGTGGTGCGTTCGGCCGGCGATTTCGCCAGCATCTATCAGGAGGTCGAGACGCTGAAGGGCGCGGCCTGGAAGAGCGGGCTGTTCGTCTTCGTCGACAGCGATCTCGCCTTCGACAGCCCGACTGCGCGGATCACGATCGATCACGCCAAGGCGGCCGAGGCCGGCGTCAGCATGCAGACCATCGCCGATACGCTCGCGGTGCTGGTCGGTGAGAACTATGTCAACCGCTTCAATTTCTTCGAGCGCTCCTATGAGGTGATCCCGCAGGTCCGCCAGGCCGATCGCGTCACGCCGGAGAGCCTTGGCAATTTCAACGTGCGTTCCAGTTCGGGCCAGATGTTCCCGCTGTCGACGGTGATCAAGGTCAACGTCAAGCCGGAGCCGAACCGGCTGCCGCAGTTCAATCAGATGAATGCGGCGACGATCTCGGCGGTGCTCAAGCCCGGCGTGACCATGGGGCAGGCGGTGTCCTTCATGCAGGCGCAAAAACTGTCGCCGGGGATGACGGTCGACTGGCTGTCGGACAGCCGGCAATATGTCCAGGAAGGCAACCGTCTGATCGTCACCTTCGGCATGGCGCTGATCGTGATCTTCCTGGTGCTGGCGGCGCAGTTCGAGAGTTTCCGCGACCCGCTGGTCATCATGGTGACGGTGCCGCTCGCGGTGTGCGGCGCGCTGCTGCCGCTGTATTTCGGCTTCACCACGCTGAACATCTACACCCAGATCGGGCTGGTCACGCTGATCGGGCTGATCTCCAAGCACGGCATCCTGATGGTGAGCTTCGCCAACGAGATCCAGCACCATGAAGGGCTTGACCGGGTCGCCGCGATCCAGAAGGCCGCCGCGGTGCGCATGCGGCCGGTGCTGATGACGACCGCGGCGATGGTCGCGGGCCTGGCGCCGCTGCTTTATGCCGACGGTGCCGGAGCGGCGAGCCGGTTCGCGATCGGCATCGTCGTGGTGATGGGGATGCTGATCGGCACGCTGTTCACGCTGTTCGTGCTGCCGACCTTCTACATCCTGATCGCCCGCGATCATCGCGCCGCGGCCACGCCTCGGTTCGAGAGCGTGGCGGCGAGGGGGGAGATCGCGGCGTGA
- the soxR gene encoding redox-sensitive transcriptional activator SoxR, with translation MTMAQELSVGEVARRSGLAVSTLHFYESKGLIASRRTGGNQRRYMRGVLRRIAVIRIAQRAGIPLEEIKQTFAAIPLDRAPTMREWERAMRAWTEALQQRISDLTDLRDKLFSCIGCGCLSLTDCPLRNGEDKLGTQGPGPRVLITAAERRKRQG, from the coding sequence ATGACGATGGCGCAGGAGCTTTCGGTCGGCGAAGTGGCGCGACGCAGCGGCCTTGCCGTCTCCACCCTTCACTTCTACGAGAGCAAAGGGCTGATCGCGAGCCGGCGGACCGGCGGCAATCAGCGGCGCTACATGCGCGGCGTGCTGCGGCGCATCGCGGTGATCCGGATCGCGCAACGCGCCGGGATCCCGCTCGAGGAGATCAAGCAGACCTTCGCCGCGATCCCGCTCGATCGCGCCCCGACGATGCGTGAATGGGAGCGCGCGATGCGCGCCTGGACCGAGGCGCTGCAACAACGCATCAGTGATCTCACCGACCTCCGTGACAAGCTGTTCAGCTGCATCGGCTGCGGCTGCCTGTCGCTGACTGATTGCCCGCTACGCAATGGCGAGGACAAGCTCGGCACCCAGGGTCCAGGTCCGCGCGTCCTGATCACGGCCGCCGAACGGCGCAAGCGGCAGGGCTGA
- a CDS encoding PaaI family thioesterase — MNELADTALKTAFNRRPDLHVETEGEFAGWRTWTRDNFESHTGPFYHRMDENGRIACAFRVGKKHLNGSGNVHGGCLMTFADYCLFALASPVLQGPGVTVSFGSEFLDAAREGDLIECAGEVTRAGGSLIFVRGMLTSAGRPLFAFSGTIKRIKRKAPAATTA; from the coding sequence GTGAACGAGCTCGCCGACACCGCACTCAAGACCGCATTCAACCGCCGCCCCGACCTCCACGTCGAGACCGAGGGCGAATTCGCCGGCTGGCGAACCTGGACCCGGGACAATTTCGAGAGCCATACCGGCCCATTTTACCACCGGATGGACGAAAACGGCCGCATCGCCTGCGCGTTCCGGGTCGGCAAGAAGCATCTCAACGGCTCCGGCAACGTCCATGGCGGCTGCCTCATGACCTTTGCCGATTACTGCCTGTTCGCGCTCGCCAGCCCCGTGCTCCAGGGCCCAGGTGTCACGGTCTCGTTCGGCTCGGAATTCCTCGACGCGGCCCGCGAGGGGGACCTGATCGAGTGCGCTGGCGAGGTCACCCGCGCCGGTGGATCGCTGATCTTCGTGAGGGGCATGCTGACATCGGCGGGGCGGCCGCTGTTCGCCTTCTCCGGCACCATCAAGCGGATCAAGCGCAAGGCGCCGGCAGCGACCACGGCATAG
- a CDS encoding alkaline phosphatase family protein, with translation MKLKTFVSVTSVAWLIASLACVATPARAGQDGDNGDRGPGQSRDHDQDQDQDHDGDHHGRKPRVVMISLDGAKPDFIQKFIEEGVLPRDGGLARLSRRGAVALQNVTASPSLTAVSHIAIATGSTAVHNDIPSNTFQPIVGPISSSISGFAAPIGGYSESPLGPSAHPTAQPLWVQLRQQGKKVITATWPGGDGADISINKTVVQPAQPTRVTDFTVPFGAFGGIGAQGFTLSRSDFAADPGIVAALQAAGHFSFSPVLVTSAPIETFSCSTSATATCTNAATLDVKYSIRVAAIDTTNDRKVNYDTLVFFDANRGITAGPFHAPSTGPAYVKFGGENAPFFFEGSGAKVGAAYFVSALSPDLSVVRFARYGANYIPRNTPVLADVDDINNNIGFWRPQADFRIPERLSPGFTGFPDVEIETMFEDMVKTFVRYQANIGERAIKTHPDADLVMVYIEQPDGSEHQFLLTDPRQGTNPTDPNSIGSNQDPAKVKRYASYIRFAYQTADKAVKQIADAAGRDSNVIVVSDHGFAPFHTSVNLTNILRNAGIDTSKIGIRTSGPAADIYVNLQNRELGGTVDLATYRALVAQITDAVKNAVDPNARFNYSLRDQRIFTVVETRPLQCDAGTGQCISKTVGQDYGDVFALMAPGYNFDGVQNPGVARQGDAPFNAATTALSMPNFYGAHGHDPELPVMSATFIAAGPQIRRDTVVRHMRNIDVAPTIMRMLGTTPHQVDGEVLKEILR, from the coding sequence ATGAAATTGAAGACGTTCGTTTCCGTCACGTCGGTGGCGTGGCTGATCGCATCATTGGCATGTGTTGCAACTCCTGCGCGCGCCGGCCAGGACGGCGACAATGGCGATCGCGGTCCCGGCCAGTCGCGCGATCACGATCAGGACCAGGATCAAGACCATGATGGCGATCATCATGGCCGCAAGCCGCGCGTGGTGATGATCTCGCTCGACGGCGCCAAGCCCGATTTCATCCAGAAGTTCATCGAGGAAGGCGTGCTGCCGCGCGACGGCGGCCTCGCCCGACTCAGCCGCCGCGGCGCCGTGGCATTGCAGAACGTGACGGCATCGCCGTCGCTCACCGCGGTGTCACACATCGCGATCGCGACCGGCTCGACGGCGGTCCACAACGACATCCCCTCCAACACGTTCCAGCCGATCGTCGGGCCGATCTCCAGCAGCATCAGCGGCTTTGCGGCGCCGATCGGCGGCTACAGCGAGAGCCCGCTCGGGCCGTCGGCGCACCCGACGGCGCAACCCCTGTGGGTGCAACTCCGCCAGCAGGGCAAGAAGGTGATCACCGCGACCTGGCCCGGCGGCGACGGCGCCGACATCTCTATCAACAAGACCGTGGTGCAGCCGGCCCAGCCGACCCGCGTCACCGACTTCACGGTACCGTTCGGCGCGTTCGGCGGCATCGGCGCTCAGGGCTTCACGCTGTCGCGCAGCGACTTCGCGGCCGATCCGGGCATCGTCGCGGCGTTGCAGGCCGCGGGGCACTTCTCGTTCAGCCCGGTTCTGGTGACCTCGGCGCCGATCGAGACGTTCTCGTGCTCGACATCGGCGACAGCGACCTGCACCAACGCCGCGACGCTCGACGTCAAATATTCGATCCGCGTCGCCGCGATCGACACCACCAACGACCGCAAGGTGAACTACGACACGCTGGTTTTCTTCGACGCCAACCGCGGCATCACCGCGGGACCGTTCCACGCACCGTCGACCGGTCCGGCCTACGTCAAGTTCGGCGGCGAGAACGCGCCGTTCTTCTTCGAGGGCAGCGGCGCGAAGGTGGGTGCCGCCTACTTCGTCTCGGCGCTGTCACCCGATCTCTCGGTGGTGCGCTTCGCCCGCTACGGCGCCAACTACATTCCGCGCAACACGCCGGTTCTCGCCGATGTCGACGACATCAACAACAATATCGGTTTCTGGCGCCCGCAGGCCGATTTCCGCATTCCTGAGCGCTTGAGCCCCGGCTTCACCGGCTTCCCCGACGTCGAGATCGAGACGATGTTCGAGGACATGGTGAAAACCTTCGTGCGCTACCAGGCAAATATCGGCGAGCGCGCGATCAAGACCCATCCCGACGCCGACCTCGTGATGGTCTATATCGAGCAGCCCGATGGCTCCGAGCACCAGTTCCTGCTCACTGATCCGCGCCAGGGCACCAACCCCACTGACCCGAATTCGATCGGTTCCAACCAGGATCCCGCCAAGGTCAAGCGTTACGCCTCCTACATCCGTTTCGCCTATCAGACTGCCGACAAGGCCGTGAAGCAGATCGCCGATGCGGCGGGCCGCGACAGCAACGTCATCGTGGTGTCGGATCACGGCTTCGCGCCGTTCCACACTTCGGTCAATCTCACCAACATCCTGCGCAATGCGGGCATCGACACCAGCAAGATCGGGATCCGCACCTCGGGCCCGGCCGCCGACATCTACGTCAATTTGCAGAACCGCGAGCTCGGTGGCACCGTCGATCTGGCGACCTATCGCGCGCTGGTGGCGCAGATCACTGACGCCGTGAAGAACGCGGTCGACCCCAACGCGCGCTTCAACTACTCGCTCCGGGATCAGCGCATCTTCACCGTCGTCGAGACCCGGCCGCTGCAATGCGACGCCGGCACCGGACAGTGCATCAGCAAGACGGTCGGCCAGGACTATGGCGACGTGTTCGCGCTGATGGCGCCCGGCTACAATTTCGACGGCGTGCAGAATCCCGGCGTCGCGCGCCAGGGCGATGCGCCGTTCAATGCGGCGACCACCGCGCTGTCGATGCCGAACTTCTACGGTGCCCACGGTCACGACCCCGAGCTTCCGGTGATGAGCGCGACATTCATCGCCGCGGGACCACAGATCCGCCGGGACACGGTGGTGCGCCACATGCGCAACATCGACGTCGCGCCGACCATCATGCGGATGCTGGGCACGACGCCGCATCAGGTCGATGGCGAGGTGCTGAAGGAGATCCTTCGCTAG
- a CDS encoding glutathione S-transferase family protein, with product MEPILIYGFPLGSSMGLVAALEWLRKPYRLCRVDMLGEMRDPSYARINPRHETPALVTDQGGVLTENMAIASWLAARDTERRISFEPLSPEADRMRLLMAFVNTGFTAAFSPLWAALEMKTPNPSMQSALRQWGRGNVVERHDRLEELIGDAPFLLGDRPALADGLLIGVARWLEFHAVADRNRWPKLAALRARLEADPAVIYATALESGEHSPGSGACVGHVPLAEVIERFGTPRA from the coding sequence ATGGAACCTATCCTTATCTATGGCTTCCCGCTCGGAAGCTCCATGGGGCTCGTTGCAGCCCTCGAATGGCTGCGCAAGCCCTATCGCCTTTGCCGCGTCGACATGCTCGGCGAAATGCGCGACCCCTCCTACGCGCGGATCAATCCGCGGCATGAGACGCCGGCCTTGGTCACGGACCAGGGCGGGGTGCTCACCGAGAACATGGCGATCGCAAGCTGGCTCGCCGCACGCGATACCGAGCGCCGCATCAGCTTTGAGCCGTTGTCGCCCGAGGCCGACCGGATGCGTCTGCTAATGGCCTTCGTGAACACCGGCTTCACCGCGGCGTTCTCACCGCTGTGGGCGGCGCTGGAGATGAAAACGCCGAACCCGTCGATGCAGTCCGCGCTTCGGCAGTGGGGGCGGGGTAACGTCGTCGAGCGGCACGACAGACTCGAGGAACTGATCGGGGATGCACCGTTCCTGCTCGGTGACCGCCCGGCATTGGCGGACGGGTTGCTGATCGGTGTCGCGCGCTGGCTCGAATTCCACGCCGTCGCCGACCGCAATCGCTGGCCGAAACTGGCCGCGCTTCGCGCACGATTGGAGGCCGATCCGGCCGTGATCTACGCGACGGCGCTGGAGTCGGGCGAGCACAGCCCGGGGTCGGGCGCCTGCGTCGGTCACGTTCCGCTTGCCGAGGTGATCGAGCGGTTCGGCACGCCGCGTGCGTGA